One window from the genome of Fulvivirga lutea encodes:
- a CDS encoding DMT family transporter, which translates to MNTSYLLIMSVSVGVLVVIQGGINARLGLMLSNTLLATTIALITSATITLAAFLITTRSYPTLQQLKSIPLHLFLGGVFSFSALALFYYVIPRLGISTVVTFGLTGQIIFASIAAHYGWFGMPVELMSIKKLIGMIIMITGVFLIKI; encoded by the coding sequence ATGAATACTTCTTATTTATTGATCATGTCTGTTTCAGTAGGTGTTCTTGTTGTAATTCAAGGTGGTATTAATGCCAGACTAGGTTTGATGTTAAGTAATACGCTATTGGCAACTACCATAGCGTTAATCACAAGTGCTACTATTACGCTGGCGGCATTTCTTATAACTACCAGATCCTACCCTACGCTTCAGCAATTGAAGTCTATACCACTTCATTTGTTTTTGGGTGGTGTATTCAGCTTTTCTGCCCTGGCTCTCTTCTATTATGTGATTCCAAGATTAGGAATATCCACAGTGGTAACATTCGGCTTAACAGGCCAGATCATATTCGCATCAATAGCCGCGCACTATGGGTGGTTTGGGATGCCGGTAGAACTGATGTCAATAAAAAAGTTGATTGGAATGATCATCATGATCACCGGAGTATTTCTGATTAAAATTTAA
- a CDS encoding TolB-like translocation protein, with protein MNQSKTVLLLFFITIIFASSCQKEAESNLTLFSEQIPQDSALIFGEGIISKENFEFAITFSPEMDELFYTSRKPEGANEIITMQYKNGQWSNPSPVFFKAEVGWDFEPHINPTGDKLYFGSIRPHLDTLKPRALYQWYAEKSDHGWSTPKPIEKNFEDRFMMYLTTSKNGNLYFTSQEEEDEMEDGGIYYSINENGQYNKVKKLGDEVNFDGKWIAHPYIAPDESYLIYDGESESGFGENDLYISFNQNGNWTKAVNMGPKVNTPLTEMCASVSPDGQYLFFHRGDDETGDIYWIDFIRLKKDLLSQSK; from the coding sequence ATGAATCAATCAAAAACAGTTTTACTACTTTTCTTTATCACTATCATTTTCGCTTCATCATGTCAAAAAGAAGCTGAATCTAACCTGACCCTATTCAGTGAGCAGATACCTCAGGACTCTGCTTTAATTTTTGGGGAAGGTATTATATCAAAAGAGAACTTTGAGTTTGCCATCACCTTTAGTCCGGAGATGGACGAATTGTTCTACACGAGTAGAAAACCTGAGGGTGCCAATGAGATAATAACCATGCAATACAAAAATGGGCAATGGTCCAACCCATCGCCAGTATTCTTTAAAGCTGAAGTAGGTTGGGATTTTGAGCCACACATTAACCCTACTGGAGACAAGCTATACTTCGGAAGCATCAGGCCACACTTGGATACCTTAAAACCGAGAGCGCTGTACCAATGGTATGCAGAAAAAAGTGATCATGGTTGGAGTACTCCAAAACCTATTGAAAAAAACTTTGAAGATCGGTTTATGATGTACCTGACCACATCAAAAAATGGGAATCTATATTTTACATCTCAGGAAGAGGAAGATGAAATGGAAGATGGCGGTATTTATTATTCGATCAATGAAAATGGACAATATAATAAGGTTAAAAAACTAGGCGATGAAGTAAACTTTGATGGTAAATGGATAGCTCACCCCTACATTGCCCCAGATGAAAGCTATCTCATTTACGATGGAGAAAGTGAGTCAGGCTTTGGTGAAAATGATTTGTATATCAGCTTTAATCAAAATGGCAATTGGACAAAAGCAGTTAACATGGGTCCAAAAGTAAATACTCCATTGACCGAAATGTGTGCCAGTGTATCACCCGATGGCCAGTACTTATTCTTTCATAGGGGTGATGATGAAACAGGAGATATTTACTGGATCGACTTCATTCGCTTAAAAAAGGACCTCCTTTCCCAAAGTAAATAA
- a CDS encoding NAD(P)H-dependent oxidoreductase encodes MNLLDKLNWRYATKLFDTEKKVNDEQLEFLKEAIRLSVSSYGLQLYKVFIIKDPELRKQLRKASWDQSQITDASHLFVFCNYTTSFDQHIDGFVKRIIEVDDNDKEGVINYGEFIKQAVGNMESDKRKSWSEKQTYLALNNLLIACAELKIDACPMEGFESEDYNKILGLDKLGLNAAVIAPIGYRSVNDHTQNRKKVRKPKKELFIHT; translated from the coding sequence ATGAACTTACTAGATAAATTAAATTGGCGATATGCAACAAAATTATTCGACACAGAGAAAAAAGTGAATGATGAGCAATTGGAGTTTCTGAAGGAAGCTATAAGACTATCAGTATCTTCTTACGGGTTGCAATTGTATAAGGTGTTCATCATCAAAGATCCTGAACTAAGAAAACAGCTAAGAAAGGCTTCCTGGGATCAGAGTCAGATCACAGACGCATCGCATTTATTCGTTTTTTGTAACTATACTACCAGCTTTGATCAGCACATAGATGGTTTCGTCAAACGTATTATTGAAGTGGATGATAATGACAAAGAGGGTGTAATAAACTACGGTGAATTTATTAAGCAGGCCGTGGGAAACATGGAATCGGACAAGAGAAAAAGTTGGTCTGAAAAGCAGACCTACCTGGCCTTAAACAATTTGTTAATTGCTTGTGCCGAGCTTAAGATAGATGCCTGCCCTATGGAAGGTTTTGAAAGTGAAGATTACAATAAAATACTTGGTTTAGACAAATTAGGGCTAAATGCAGCTGTGATTGCTCCGATTGGTTATCGCTCAGTGAATGACCATACACAAAACAGGAAAAAGGTAAGAAAACCAAAAAAAGAACTATTCATACATACATAA
- a CDS encoding cyclase family protein: MKKIILTKLTMLVLLVSPSIAQQKESVGKSPWGPDDEIGTLNMMSDASKLSVLSQIVSGEVFDLSVDYFVGMPSFSALGDPGYQYWLTHTPHGTVVDNPNGLGKAMNEKVSYTGDAISMYTHMGTHIDALNHFGLNGKIWNGFTPDQYLGDKGWQKTGAETIPPIIARGVLIDIASYKGYENIKDNYRINSDDLKGAIKQQGIELKNGDVVLIRTGQAQFYEDATTYFHHFPGINMDAVKWLIEEQGVMLLGADNLSFETFPPESEDNWVPVHTYLLAEKGVMFIEQMNLEELSKAEIYEFAFIAASLKLKGASGSPMRPLAIPINSN, translated from the coding sequence ATGAAGAAAATCATATTAACAAAATTAACAATGCTGGTGCTCTTGGTGAGTCCATCAATCGCACAGCAAAAAGAATCAGTAGGAAAAAGTCCCTGGGGACCTGATGATGAAATAGGCACGCTAAACATGATGTCTGATGCTTCAAAACTGTCAGTATTAAGTCAGATAGTATCCGGTGAAGTATTTGACTTGAGCGTGGATTATTTTGTGGGTATGCCAAGCTTTAGTGCATTGGGCGATCCCGGCTATCAGTACTGGTTAACGCATACTCCACATGGCACAGTGGTTGACAACCCAAATGGGTTAGGAAAAGCCATGAATGAAAAGGTTAGCTACACGGGTGACGCTATATCCATGTATACCCACATGGGTACACATATAGACGCGCTCAACCATTTTGGGCTAAATGGTAAAATATGGAATGGTTTTACTCCTGATCAATATCTTGGCGATAAAGGCTGGCAGAAAACCGGTGCGGAAACTATTCCCCCAATAATTGCCCGAGGTGTGTTAATCGATATCGCTTCTTACAAAGGCTATGAAAATATAAAGGACAACTATCGCATTAACTCTGATGATTTGAAAGGAGCAATAAAGCAACAGGGCATTGAATTAAAGAATGGCGATGTTGTCCTTATTCGGACGGGTCAGGCCCAATTTTATGAAGATGCAACTACGTATTTCCATCACTTTCCCGGTATTAACATGGATGCGGTAAAATGGTTAATTGAAGAACAAGGTGTGATGCTTTTAGGAGCTGACAATCTCAGTTTTGAGACTTTCCCGCCAGAAAGTGAAGACAATTGGGTACCCGTCCATACCTATTTACTAGCTGAAAAAGGGGTCATGTTTATTGAACAAATGAACCTGGAAGAGCTTTCCAAAGCGGAAATTTATGAGTTTGCATTTATCGCAGCCTCGCTAAAGTTAAAAGGAGCATCAGGTAGTCCTATGCGACCTTTAGCTATTCCAATAAACAGTAACTAA
- a CDS encoding anthrone oxygenase family protein translates to MEYSKTTIHIITILLLGLSGGFFYAWQVSVIPGTLKISDASYLETMKSINKEILNPYFFIIFFGALLLAITDAGIHLFNTWSMATFWVVLAAIFYAITFGITAFGNVPLNDALEALKLNDLNADELKNFRNYYEVLWNKYHLYRTWASVMAFIFIILGTINNK, encoded by the coding sequence ATGGAATACTCAAAAACAACAATACACATCATAACAATCCTGCTCCTCGGACTTTCAGGTGGCTTTTTTTACGCGTGGCAAGTATCTGTCATTCCCGGCACATTGAAAATCTCTGATGCTTCATATCTGGAAACAATGAAATCCATCAACAAGGAGATTCTAAACCCTTATTTCTTTATCATATTTTTTGGCGCACTGCTGTTGGCCATTACAGATGCAGGGATTCATCTCTTCAACACATGGAGCATGGCAACATTTTGGGTAGTTCTAGCAGCTATTTTTTACGCTATAACATTTGGAATAACTGCCTTTGGCAATGTGCCGCTCAATGATGCTCTGGAAGCACTCAAACTCAATGATTTGAATGCTGATGAGCTCAAAAACTTCAGAAACTATTACGAAGTCCTCTGGAACAAATACCATCTGTATCGCACGTGGGCTTCCGTGATGGCTTTCATTTTCATAATTCTTGGAACTATAAACAATAAATAA
- a CDS encoding heavy metal translocating P-type ATPase, with protein sequence MKHTYHIHGMTCNGCRSHVEETLSKVKGVSNASVNLEDAEATIEMEQHISLETFQQALKDDGGRYTIHNPGEHHHHHPETKKEKPSGKGTGTFYCPMHCEGEKTYNQPGDCPVCGMDLVEEQSLSSASAEKWTCPMHPEVVKDEAGSCPICGMDLVPMEPDLSSEEKTYKRLLKKFWIATVFTLPIFLIAMSEMITNNPLYDLMEQKYWNWVQFTLSLPVVFYATWMFFERAYKSIKTWNLNMFTLIGIGAGVAWLFSVVGMSFPDLFPEQFKSESGAVHVYFEAASVILTLVLLGQLLEARAHSKTNSAVKELLKLAPNKAIKIVDGEEVEVSIDEIELNDILKVKPGDKIPVDGIITEGETSIDESMITGEPIPVNKAKNDKVSSGTINGNQTFFMKAEKVGSDTLLSQIIHMVNDASRSRAPIQNLADKVSAYFVPVVVIISIITFIVWAILGPEPAYVFALVNAIAVLIIACPCALGLATPMSVMVGVGKGAQNGVLIKNAEALEKMNKVNTLIVDKTGTITEGKPTVEKVGAFGSEYSEKEVLNYIVSLNTNSEHPLAEATVNYGKEHNAEMLESAKFSAVTGKGVEAEINNKKIALGNPKMMEYANAEISSKMDEEAKSYQKQGKTVSYLAIDSTVVGYVVIGDKIKDTSAKAIKELQSKGIDVVMLTGDNHETAQAVAAELNLADFKASMLPEDKLKEVEKLQNSGKVVSMAGDGINDAPALTKSDVGIAMGTGTDVAIESAMITLVKGDLNGIVKARNLSEAVMKNIKQNLFFALIYNTLGVPIAAGVLFPFFGILLSPMIAALAMSFSSVSVIGNALRLRGKSI encoded by the coding sequence ATGAAACATACATATCATATACATGGAATGACCTGCAATGGTTGTCGAAGTCACGTAGAAGAGACGCTTTCAAAAGTAAAAGGGGTTTCTAACGCATCCGTTAATCTTGAAGATGCTGAAGCAACCATAGAAATGGAACAGCACATTTCTTTGGAAACTTTTCAACAGGCTTTGAAGGATGATGGCGGAAGGTATACCATTCATAATCCGGGAGAGCATCACCACCACCATCCTGAGACAAAAAAAGAGAAACCATCAGGTAAAGGCACAGGCACATTTTATTGCCCCATGCATTGTGAGGGTGAAAAAACATATAATCAACCAGGTGATTGTCCTGTTTGTGGAATGGATTTAGTAGAAGAACAAAGTTTATCATCGGCTTCGGCAGAAAAATGGACTTGTCCTATGCATCCCGAAGTAGTAAAAGATGAAGCAGGTTCATGCCCAATTTGTGGAATGGATTTAGTGCCTATGGAACCAGACCTATCTTCAGAAGAAAAGACCTATAAAAGGCTGTTGAAAAAATTCTGGATTGCTACGGTATTCACATTGCCCATTTTCTTGATAGCAATGAGTGAAATGATTACTAACAATCCACTATATGATTTAATGGAACAGAAATACTGGAACTGGGTACAGTTTACCCTTTCCTTACCAGTTGTATTTTATGCTACATGGATGTTCTTTGAACGTGCTTATAAGAGTATTAAGACATGGAACCTCAACATGTTTACACTTATTGGTATAGGCGCTGGAGTGGCTTGGCTGTTTAGTGTAGTTGGAATGTCATTTCCAGATTTATTTCCAGAGCAATTTAAATCGGAATCAGGTGCCGTTCACGTGTATTTTGAAGCTGCGTCAGTTATTCTGACTTTGGTTTTGTTAGGCCAATTATTGGAAGCGCGAGCTCATAGTAAAACCAACTCCGCTGTAAAGGAGTTGCTCAAATTAGCACCTAACAAAGCAATTAAAATTGTTGATGGTGAAGAAGTTGAAGTGAGTATTGATGAGATTGAACTTAATGATATACTAAAAGTAAAACCTGGAGATAAAATACCTGTAGATGGTATCATCACAGAAGGTGAAACCAGTATTGATGAATCAATGATTACAGGTGAGCCCATTCCCGTCAATAAAGCTAAAAATGACAAGGTGAGTAGTGGCACAATCAATGGCAATCAAACTTTTTTCATGAAAGCTGAAAAGGTTGGTAGTGATACGCTATTATCACAAATCATTCATATGGTAAATGATGCCAGTAGAAGTCGTGCGCCAATTCAAAATCTAGCTGATAAAGTGTCCGCATATTTCGTTCCTGTAGTGGTAATTATTTCTATTATCACGTTTATCGTTTGGGCCATTTTGGGTCCTGAACCAGCATATGTTTTTGCATTGGTTAATGCAATTGCTGTTTTAATTATTGCCTGCCCATGTGCCTTAGGGTTAGCAACGCCAATGTCCGTAATGGTTGGTGTAGGTAAAGGTGCTCAAAATGGTGTACTCATCAAAAATGCAGAGGCATTGGAAAAAATGAATAAAGTTAATACGCTTATAGTAGACAAAACCGGAACAATTACAGAAGGTAAACCAACCGTAGAAAAGGTAGGAGCTTTTGGAAGTGAATACAGCGAAAAAGAAGTATTGAATTACATTGTATCATTAAACACCAATAGCGAACATCCTTTGGCAGAGGCAACTGTTAACTATGGCAAAGAGCACAACGCTGAAATGTTAGAATCAGCCAAATTTAGTGCGGTTACAGGGAAAGGTGTAGAAGCTGAAATAAATAACAAAAAGATTGCTTTGGGTAATCCCAAAATGATGGAATATGCTAATGCTGAAATCAGCTCAAAAATGGATGAAGAAGCAAAGTCCTATCAAAAACAAGGGAAGACTGTTTCTTATCTCGCCATTGATTCTACCGTGGTAGGATATGTAGTAATAGGTGATAAAATTAAAGATACCAGTGCAAAAGCTATCAAAGAATTGCAGAGTAAAGGCATCGATGTGGTTATGCTTACCGGTGATAATCATGAAACAGCACAAGCGGTAGCAGCAGAGCTTAATCTTGCAGACTTTAAAGCAAGTATGTTACCAGAGGATAAATTGAAAGAAGTAGAGAAACTTCAGAACAGTGGCAAAGTGGTGTCTATGGCAGGAGATGGTATTAACGATGCACCAGCATTAACAAAAAGTGATGTTGGTATAGCTATGGGAACAGGAACTGATGTAGCTATTGAAAGTGCAATGATAACACTGGTTAAAGGTGATTTAAATGGCATAGTAAAAGCACGTAATTTAAGCGAAGCAGTAATGAAGAATATTAAGCAGAATCTATTTTTTGCATTAATTTATAATACTTTGGGTGTGCCTATTGCAGCGGGTGTGTTGTTCCCGTTTTTTGGAATTTTATTATCACCTATGATTGCAGCCTTGGCAATGAGTTTTAGTTCAGTATCTGTAATTGGGAATGCCTTGAGATTAAGAGGTAAAAGTATTTAG
- a CDS encoding 5-carboxymethyl-2-hydroxymuconate Delta-isomerase, with protein sequence MPHFIIDCSDNIINRKSPEEIMESVYSAAESTGLFAEGDIKVRINPFSNYRLGKGKNGFIHVFANIMEGRTAEQKQGLSQKIVSALNVMFPDIAIISMNIRDFEKASYCNKSMVM encoded by the coding sequence ATGCCACATTTCATCATAGATTGCTCAGACAATATAATTAACAGGAAGTCTCCAGAAGAAATAATGGAGTCCGTTTACAGCGCTGCTGAATCCACAGGCCTCTTTGCCGAAGGAGACATTAAAGTGAGAATTAATCCCTTTAGCAACTACCGTTTAGGTAAGGGTAAAAATGGGTTTATTCACGTATTTGCCAACATTATGGAAGGTAGAACAGCAGAACAGAAACAAGGTTTGTCTCAAAAGATTGTTTCTGCTCTGAATGTAATGTTTCCTGATATAGCTATAATTTCAATGAATATCAGGGATTTTGAAAAAGCCTCTTACTGTAACAAATCAATGGTAATGTAA
- a CDS encoding SDR family NAD(P)-dependent oxidoreductase, with protein MKTGIVTGANRGIGKATFKYLADRNYNVIGTARNVDVTQKLDNTKWYQLDLAEPNSIHALTQKLQSEKIDFIINNAGILLEQWDNTNINLQQLRDTFNVNVFGTIELTEKLLPYLNMGGHIINISSAWGSFSDPYFDEFQPHYKMSKAALNMYTKLLANRLRPNNIKVSALDPGWTQTDMGGANASRKPDEVAKEIFELLEGNLKTGKFWHRGTIREW; from the coding sequence ATGAAAACAGGAATAGTAACGGGTGCCAACAGAGGTATTGGTAAGGCAACGTTTAAATATTTGGCTGACAGAAACTATAACGTAATAGGCACTGCCAGAAATGTTGATGTGACCCAAAAATTGGATAATACAAAATGGTATCAATTGGATTTGGCGGAACCTAATTCAATTCATGCACTGACTCAAAAACTACAGTCAGAAAAAATTGATTTCATCATTAACAATGCGGGCATATTATTAGAACAATGGGATAACACAAACATCAACCTTCAACAGTTACGAGATACTTTTAATGTAAACGTGTTTGGCACAATAGAACTAACTGAAAAATTGTTGCCATACCTCAATATGGGAGGCCATATTATTAATATCAGTTCGGCTTGGGGTTCATTTAGTGATCCTTATTTCGATGAATTTCAACCTCATTATAAGATGTCAAAAGCTGCATTAAATATGTATACAAAGCTGTTGGCTAATAGACTGAGGCCTAATAATATAAAAGTATCTGCGCTCGATCCCGGATGGACACAGACCGACATGGGAGGTGCTAATGCCTCCAGAAAACCTGACGAAGTGGCCAAGGAAATCTTTGAACTACTCGAAGGGAATTTGAAAACGGGGAAGTTCTGGCATAGAGGAACGATCAGAGAGTGGTAA
- a CDS encoding PAS domain S-box protein translates to MSLNEKRKNQPYKNDKDPLKDFKYLDPNKDIYKQIFEFSIIPTIVHDLNMNIIDVNNSALKEFGYSKEEFLSKSVFELHTEGQLNHSEEVRKKMKTEDTISVETKFKRKDGSVFDAEVTPCRYLIGQTPIIHVYIKNITSRKVEEKNLNALNKKLLSTNQELKDSINLNDYLTKEIHHRTKNNLQMLNSIISLQALKQKNYDTQVFIKSVSSKIYSIAKIHELLLQSENHDNLLIKDYILSITNNILQNSSKFKHTVRSDFEKHSLQSDYALNLGFITNELITNVIKHAYPDGKGFIDLKLSKTNDTYTFSVKDYSAQSFNEKANQGIESSGWELINIFTEQLKGKMEVKYDNGNEFILTFPE, encoded by the coding sequence ATGAGTTTAAATGAAAAACGGAAAAATCAGCCTTATAAAAATGATAAAGACCCTTTAAAGGATTTCAAATATCTTGATCCTAATAAGGATATTTATAAACAAATTTTTGAGTTTTCCATCATTCCCACTATTGTGCATGATCTTAACATGAACATAATAGATGTTAATAATTCAGCACTAAAAGAATTCGGCTATTCAAAGGAAGAATTCTTATCTAAAAGTGTTTTTGAACTTCATACAGAAGGCCAGTTAAATCATTCTGAGGAAGTTCGGAAAAAGATGAAGACAGAAGATACAATTAGTGTAGAAACTAAATTTAAAAGAAAAGACGGGTCAGTATTTGATGCAGAAGTAACTCCATGTCGCTATCTTATTGGACAAACTCCTATAATTCATGTGTACATTAAAAATATTACAAGTAGAAAAGTAGAGGAGAAGAATTTAAATGCTCTCAATAAGAAACTGTTAAGTACAAATCAAGAATTGAAAGATTCAATAAATTTAAATGATTACCTAACGAAAGAAATCCATCACAGGACAAAAAATAACTTACAAATGCTTAATAGCATTATTTCTTTGCAAGCTTTAAAGCAGAAGAATTATGATACTCAGGTTTTCATTAAATCCGTAAGTAGCAAAATATATTCTATAGCAAAAATCCATGAACTCCTTTTACAGTCGGAAAATCACGATAATTTATTGATCAAAGATTATATTCTGTCTATAACAAATAATATTTTGCAGAATAGCTCCAAATTTAAACATACCGTTCGTTCTGATTTCGAAAAACATTCTTTACAATCAGATTATGCATTAAATCTAGGATTCATAACGAATGAGCTAATTACTAATGTTATAAAACATGCTTATCCTGATGGTAAAGGATTCATTGATTTAAAATTGAGCAAGACCAATGACACTTATACTTTCTCTGTAAAGGATTATTCCGCCCAAAGTTTTAATGAAAAGGCTAATCAAGGGATTGAATCCTCTGGTTGGGAATTAATAAATATATTTACAGAGCAACTAAAAGGTAAAATGGAAGTAAAATATGATAACGGAAATGAATTTATTCTAACCTTTCCAGAATAG
- a CDS encoding DUF4386 domain-containing protein: MENNIQKKARLTGLLYLLVIICAGFAQGYVRGTLVIPNDANATLTNILNADFLFRFGLVADLIAFMLDAVISILLYQLLKDTNKTIAMVASAFRLIAQPAIASINLVNHYMALKVTDGNAATSELAGTVMNFMTAHTTGYLIAGAFFGVHCLLLGILLYKSSYFPRILGILMVLAAGGYLIETFGNFLFPGNEMLLATIVGISAAIGEITLTFYLLIAGTRKQILN; this comes from the coding sequence ATGGAAAACAACATTCAAAAAAAGGCAAGGCTAACCGGATTACTTTATTTGCTTGTAATCATCTGTGCCGGATTTGCCCAAGGCTATGTGAGAGGAACACTTGTGATCCCGAATGATGCAAACGCTACGCTTACTAATATTCTTAACGCTGATTTTCTTTTTCGTTTTGGGTTGGTGGCGGACCTGATTGCTTTTATGCTGGATGCCGTGATTTCAATTTTACTCTATCAACTATTAAAAGATACAAACAAAACCATTGCCATGGTTGCTTCGGCCTTTCGATTAATTGCCCAGCCCGCCATTGCAAGTATTAATTTGGTTAATCATTACATGGCGCTCAAAGTTACTGATGGTAATGCAGCCACCTCAGAACTGGCAGGTACTGTAATGAACTTTATGACTGCACACACTACCGGATACTTAATTGCAGGAGCTTTCTTTGGTGTGCATTGTCTACTTCTAGGTATCTTGTTATACAAATCCAGCTATTTTCCGAGAATACTTGGAATATTAATGGTCTTGGCTGCTGGTGGCTATTTAATTGAGACATTTGGTAACTTTTTATTCCCTGGCAACGAGATGCTGTTAGCAACAATTGTTGGTATTTCTGCTGCCATCGGAGAAATTACATTAACCTTTTATCTACTAATTGCTGGTACACGCAAACAAATTTTAAACTGA
- a CDS encoding GNAT family N-acetyltransferase, with protein MKQITENINNLVSLWNLGGKLAGQLFANQDYSMSVVKQSEWPNKLWFHRKPDQPLMDEIQEQWKLNNISIAIWDNPFNKAEDLLTSNGFELKNELTGMSVSLKSKFRTSDNLDLVRVNNLEQAVIWSDLFLKAFGYQITVSTIINTMHMVNYFIAHSKEKQVGTAVLYQDNLNVIGIHSMGIIPEQRRKGYAKELLHHVLSIAEKKGATLATLQASEMGKGLYLKTGFKEDFKLKNFIKSNI; from the coding sequence ATGAAACAAATAACTGAGAATATAAACAACCTGGTCAGCCTGTGGAACCTTGGCGGAAAGTTAGCAGGCCAATTATTTGCTAACCAGGATTATTCCATGAGTGTTGTAAAACAGTCAGAATGGCCAAATAAACTATGGTTTCATCGAAAACCTGACCAACCATTGATGGATGAAATCCAGGAACAATGGAAACTGAACAACATTTCAATTGCCATTTGGGATAACCCATTCAATAAAGCTGAAGACCTGTTAACGTCTAATGGTTTTGAATTAAAGAATGAGTTGACAGGTATGTCAGTCTCTCTTAAATCTAAATTTAGGACATCCGATAACCTGGATTTAGTAAGGGTAAACAACTTAGAACAAGCTGTCATTTGGTCGGACCTGTTTTTAAAAGCATTTGGGTATCAGATTACTGTCAGCACCATAATTAACACCATGCACATGGTTAATTACTTTATTGCCCATAGTAAAGAAAAGCAGGTAGGCACAGCAGTACTATATCAGGATAATCTAAACGTAATAGGAATACATTCCATGGGCATTATCCCCGAGCAACGCAGAAAAGGCTACGCCAAAGAGTTGCTACACCATGTATTGAGTATTGCTGAAAAAAAAGGAGCTACACTAGCCACCCTTCAGGCTTCAGAAATGGGCAAAGGCCTTTATTTAAAAACGGGGTTTAAAGAAGATTTTAAACTCAAAAATTTCATTAAATCTAACATATAA
- a CDS encoding AraC family transcriptional regulator codes for MSYISISLYKKIVNHGLAEGLTSEDLSDIPVSLEKMEQLQAVPSDQFFATHELLDDKLGPGFAVRVGQEMKIDDYGVLGLSWRTCSWAGEIFVRSERYFKLLSDTYVFKVEKRGDWSYIYLHREPHRRGVQLSNEATLSATVVVLQAITETDILPVQVAFKHKAPKDLSSHKKGFRCELLFEQPHYYIAYKTKDLELRTAKADESINKFLVDRVKEETEGIQADLVQFTKDVEQLIKEALPSGIPGVIHIAEHMGMSNRTLTRRLAEHGVTFRDLIKKTQEAIAKDLLAHSNRSIAEIAFETGFSEQSSFNRAFKRWTDQSPLEFRNS; via the coding sequence ATGAGTTATATCTCCATCAGTCTATACAAGAAAATTGTGAATCATGGATTAGCAGAAGGCCTTACCAGTGAAGACTTGTCTGACATACCAGTTTCTTTGGAGAAGATGGAGCAATTGCAAGCAGTGCCCTCAGATCAGTTTTTTGCTACGCATGAATTACTGGATGATAAATTGGGCCCCGGTTTCGCTGTTCGTGTTGGTCAGGAAATGAAGATTGATGATTATGGCGTTCTGGGATTATCCTGGCGTACCTGCTCCTGGGCGGGGGAAATCTTTGTGAGAAGTGAACGGTACTTCAAATTACTTTCCGACACGTATGTTTTCAAAGTAGAAAAAAGAGGCGATTGGTCTTACATTTACCTCCACCGAGAACCGCATAGACGAGGTGTACAACTTTCTAATGAAGCTACTTTATCAGCCACCGTTGTGGTGTTGCAGGCTATCACTGAAACTGACATCCTTCCTGTTCAGGTGGCATTCAAGCATAAAGCTCCAAAAGATCTCTCCAGTCATAAAAAAGGATTTCGCTGTGAATTACTTTTTGAACAGCCACACTACTATATAGCCTATAAAACCAAAGACCTCGAGTTGAGAACGGCTAAGGCCGATGAGAGCATCAATAAGTTTCTAGTCGATCGTGTGAAAGAAGAAACCGAAGGAATACAAGCCGATTTAGTCCAGTTTACCAAGGATGTAGAACAGCTTATTAAGGAGGCACTTCCAAGTGGAATTCCAGGTGTTATACATATTGCAGAGCATATGGGCATGAGCAACCGCACGCTTACCCGAAGACTGGCAGAACACGGAGTTACCTTTCGGGATCTCATTAAAAAGACACAGGAAGCTATTGCCAAAGACCTACTTGCTCATTCAAATCGTAGTATTGCAGAAATCGCTTTTGAAACCGGTTTCTCAGAACAAAGCTCCTTTAATCGTGCTTTTAAGCGATGGACTGATCAATCGCCTCTCGAATTCAGAAATAGCTAA